From the Gallaecimonas kandeliae genome, one window contains:
- the spoT gene encoding bifunctional GTP diphosphokinase/guanosine-3',5'-bis pyrophosphate 3'-pyrophosphohydrolase, whose product MYLFEGLKERLTSYLDPAHVELIRQAYILARDAHEGQTRSSGEPYITHPVAVTGILADMRLDHETLCAALMHDTIEDTPVTKEQIASQFGDSVSELVEGVSKLDKIQFNSKEEAQAENFRKMILAMTQDIRVILIKLADRTHNMRTLGALRPDKKRRIARETLEIYAPLANRLGIHNIKNELEELGFEALYPMRQRVLRESVKRATGNRKQLIDNIRDGISARLEEQHIPGLVKGREKHLYSLYNKMRNKELQFHEVMDIIAFRIIVKDLDTCYRVLGAMHNLYKPKPGRFKDYIAIPKANGYQSLHTTLVGPHGVPIEIQVRTEDMDLMADRGVAAHWLYKKDGEGSGTTAQVRARRWMQSLLDLQQSAGNSFEFIENVKSDLFPDEIYVFTPDGRILELPAGATAVDFAYAVHTDVGHGCVGARVDRQPYPLSMPLENGQTVEVITSPGARPNAAWLNFVVTSKARAKIRSHLKLLKSEEAIVLGKRLLNHALGGVKVEDLDQAKVKAVLESTHSTSIDDLLANVGLGNAMSIVVARRLLGMGEEEPKKAVAGRNRLPIRGAEGMLVTFAKCCRPIPGDPIVAHMSPGKGLVVHQESCGNIAGYQADPVRYVPVQWEEGIDGEFVTEVRVDILNHQGALATLTSAISGAGASIQNLSTEERDSRLYSIYVQLTTHNRVHLANVMRRIRKVPEVVRIARAKR is encoded by the coding sequence GTGTATCTGTTTGAGGGCTTGAAGGAGCGCCTGACCAGCTATCTGGATCCGGCGCATGTGGAACTCATCAGGCAGGCCTACATACTGGCCCGCGATGCCCACGAGGGGCAGACCCGGTCTTCGGGCGAGCCTTACATCACCCACCCCGTGGCGGTGACCGGCATCTTGGCGGACATGAGGCTCGACCACGAGACCCTCTGCGCCGCCCTGATGCACGACACCATAGAGGACACCCCCGTCACCAAGGAGCAGATCGCCAGCCAATTCGGCGACTCGGTCTCCGAACTGGTGGAAGGGGTGTCCAAGCTCGACAAGATCCAGTTCAACTCCAAGGAAGAGGCCCAGGCCGAGAACTTCCGCAAGATGATCCTGGCCATGACCCAGGACATCCGCGTCATCCTCATCAAGCTGGCCGACCGTACCCACAACATGCGGACCCTGGGCGCCCTGCGCCCGGACAAGAAGCGCCGCATCGCCAGGGAAACCCTGGAGATCTACGCGCCGCTCGCCAACCGCCTGGGTATCCACAACATCAAGAACGAGTTGGAAGAGCTGGGTTTCGAGGCCCTCTATCCCATGCGCCAGCGGGTGTTGCGCGAATCGGTCAAGCGCGCCACCGGCAACCGCAAGCAGCTCATCGACAACATCAGGGACGGCATCAGCGCCCGCCTCGAAGAGCAGCATATCCCCGGCCTGGTCAAAGGCAGGGAGAAGCACCTCTATTCCCTGTACAACAAGATGCGCAACAAGGAACTGCAGTTCCACGAGGTGATGGACATCATCGCCTTCCGCATCATCGTCAAGGATCTCGACACCTGCTACCGGGTGCTGGGGGCCATGCACAACCTCTACAAGCCCAAGCCCGGCCGCTTCAAGGACTACATCGCCATTCCCAAGGCCAACGGCTACCAGTCCCTGCACACCACATTGGTGGGGCCCCATGGGGTGCCCATCGAGATCCAGGTGCGCACCGAGGACATGGATCTCATGGCCGACCGCGGCGTAGCGGCCCACTGGCTCTACAAGAAGGACGGCGAGGGATCAGGCACCACGGCCCAGGTGCGGGCCAGACGCTGGATGCAAAGCCTGCTGGACCTGCAGCAGAGCGCCGGCAACTCCTTCGAATTCATCGAGAACGTCAAGAGCGACCTCTTCCCTGACGAGATCTACGTCTTCACCCCCGACGGCCGCATCCTCGAGCTGCCGGCCGGCGCCACCGCCGTGGACTTTGCCTACGCCGTCCATACCGACGTGGGCCACGGCTGCGTCGGCGCCCGGGTGGACCGCCAGCCCTATCCCTTGTCCATGCCGCTGGAAAACGGCCAGACGGTGGAAGTCATCACCAGCCCGGGGGCCAGGCCCAACGCCGCCTGGCTCAACTTCGTGGTCACTTCCAAGGCCCGCGCCAAGATCCGCTCCCACCTCAAGCTGCTGAAATCCGAAGAGGCCATAGTGCTGGGCAAGCGGCTGCTCAACCACGCCCTGGGCGGGGTCAAGGTCGAGGATCTCGACCAGGCCAAGGTCAAGGCGGTGCTGGAGAGCACCCACAGCACCAGCATCGACGACCTGCTGGCCAACGTCGGCCTCGGCAACGCCATGAGCATAGTGGTGGCCAGGCGCCTGCTGGGTATGGGCGAGGAAGAACCCAAGAAGGCCGTGGCCGGCCGCAACAGGCTGCCGATCCGCGGCGCCGAGGGCATGCTTGTGACCTTCGCCAAGTGCTGCCGCCCCATCCCCGGCGACCCCATAGTGGCCCACATGAGTCCAGGCAAGGGCCTGGTGGTGCACCAGGAATCCTGTGGCAACATCGCCGGCTACCAGGCCGACCCGGTGCGCTACGTGCCGGTGCAGTGGGAAGAAGGCATCGACGGCGAATTCGTCACCGAGGTGCGGGTGGACATCCTCAACCACCAGGGGGCCCTGGCCACCCTGACCTCGGCCATCAGCGGCGCCGGCGCCTCCATCCAGAACCTGAGCACCGAAGAGCGCGACAGCCGCCTCTATTCCATCTACGTGCAGCTCACCACCCATAACAGGGTGCACCTGGCCAATGTCATGCGCCGCATCCGCAAGGTGCCGGAAGTGGTGCGCATTGCCAGGGCCAAGCGATGA
- the rpoZ gene encoding DNA-directed RNA polymerase subunit omega has product MARVTVEDAVDKVGNRFDLVLLAARRARQISTQGKDALVAPENDKATVIALREIEKGLIDAAKLDAEDARMQKEQEAAELAAVSAIANGGLE; this is encoded by the coding sequence ATGGCTCGTGTAACCGTTGAAGACGCTGTAGATAAAGTAGGTAACCGCTTTGACCTGGTGCTGCTGGCCGCCCGCCGCGCCCGCCAGATCAGCACCCAGGGTAAAGACGCCCTGGTGGCCCCCGAGAACGACAAGGCCACCGTCATCGCCCTGCGCGAGATCGAAAAGGGCCTGATCGACGCCGCCAAGCTGGACGCCGAAGACGCCCGCATGCAGAAAGAGCAGGAAGCCGCTGAACTGGCCGCTGTCTCCGCCATCGCCAACGGCGGCCTGGAATAA
- the gmk gene encoding guanylate kinase translates to MRRGNLFILSAPSGAGKSSLIKALLEKHGQDGSLAVSVSHTTRAMRPGEENAVHYHFVEVPAFKALIEENAFFEWAEVFGNYYGTSRLAVEQQLAKGVDVFLDIDWQGARQVREMMPEAIGIFILPPSREELERRLVGRGQDSLDTIAKRMAEAVSEMSHYDEYDYLLINDDFDDSLQKLYAVVVSARQKLASQRQAHGALLDALLAVK, encoded by the coding sequence ATGAGACGCGGCAACCTCTTCATCCTTTCCGCCCCCAGCGGCGCCGGCAAATCGAGCCTGATCAAGGCCCTGTTGGAAAAGCACGGCCAGGACGGCAGCCTGGCGGTGTCCGTTTCCCACACCACCAGGGCCATGAGGCCTGGGGAGGAAAATGCCGTCCATTACCATTTCGTCGAGGTGCCGGCCTTCAAGGCGCTGATCGAAGAGAATGCCTTCTTCGAATGGGCCGAGGTGTTTGGCAACTATTACGGCACCTCCCGCCTGGCCGTGGAACAGCAGCTGGCCAAAGGCGTGGACGTCTTCCTGGACATCGACTGGCAGGGCGCCCGCCAGGTGCGGGAGATGATGCCGGAGGCCATCGGCATCTTCATACTGCCGCCGAGCCGCGAGGAGCTGGAGCGCCGCCTGGTGGGCCGCGGCCAGGACAGCCTTGATACCATCGCCAAGCGCATGGCCGAGGCTGTCTCGGAGATGTCCCACTATGACGAATACGACTACCTGTTGATCAACGACGACTTCGACGACAGCCTGCAAAAGCTGTACGCCGTGGTGGTCTCGGCCCGCCAGAAGCTGGCCAGCCAGCGCCAGGCCCATGGCGCCCTGCTGGACGCCTTGTTGGCGGTTAAGTAA